From the Clostridium sp. Marseille-P299 genome, one window contains:
- the der gene encoding ribosome biogenesis GTPase Der — MSRPIVAIVGRPNVGKSTLFNALAGDRISIVKDTPGVTRDRIYAEVTWLDKQFTMVDTGGIEPESKDMMLKYMREQAEIAIETADVILFVVDVRQGLVDADFKVADMLRKSGKPIILTVNKVDSFEKFMADVYEFYNLGVGDPMAVSAASMLGFGDLLDEVVSHFSPEMLEEQEDERPRVAIVGKPNVGKSSIINKLLGENRVIVSDIAGTTRDAIDTAVTWNDKDYVFIDTAGLRRKSKIKEEIERFSIIRTVSAVERADVVIVVIDATEGVTEQDAKIAGIAHERGKGIIIAVNKWDAIEKDDKTIYKHTNRIREILSFIPYAEIMFISAKTGQRLTKMFDHIEVVIQNRNLRVSTGVLNEIMMEATALQQPPSDKGKRLKLFYITQVAVKPPTFVIFVNDKELMHYSYTRYMENKIREAFGFSGTSLKFFIRERKENA, encoded by the coding sequence ATGAGTAGACCAATTGTAGCAATCGTAGGGAGACCAAACGTTGGTAAATCTACATTGTTTAATGCACTAGCAGGAGATAGAATATCCATCGTTAAAGATACACCAGGTGTTACAAGAGATCGTATCTATGCTGAAGTAACTTGGTTAGACAAGCAATTCACAATGGTTGATACTGGTGGTATCGAGCCTGAGAGCAAAGACATGATGTTAAAATATATGCGTGAACAGGCAGAAATCGCGATTGAAACCGCAGATGTTATACTTTTTGTTGTGGATGTTCGTCAAGGTTTAGTAGATGCAGATTTTAAAGTAGCAGATATGCTTAGAAAATCTGGAAAACCAATTATTTTAACAGTAAATAAAGTAGATAGTTTTGAAAAATTCATGGCAGACGTTTATGAATTTTATAATTTAGGTGTTGGTGATCCTATGGCAGTTTCAGCAGCATCTATGTTAGGTTTTGGTGATTTATTAGATGAAGTAGTAAGTCATTTCTCACCAGAAATGTTAGAAGAACAAGAAGATGAACGTCCAAGAGTCGCAATCGTTGGTAAACCGAATGTAGGGAAATCTTCGATTATCAATAAACTTCTTGGAGAAAATCGTGTTATTGTATCTGATATTGCAGGTACTACCAGAGATGCAATTGATACAGCGGTAACTTGGAATGATAAAGATTATGTTTTTATAGATACCGCAGGATTACGTAGAAAAAGTAAAATTAAAGAAGAAATTGAACGCTTTAGTATTATACGTACCGTTAGTGCAGTAGAACGAGCAGATGTTGTAATTGTAGTTATTGATGCAACAGAAGGTGTTACGGAACAGGATGCTAAAATTGCGGGTATCGCACATGAACGCGGTAAAGGTATTATTATTGCGGTAAATAAATGGGATGCAATTGAAAAGGACGATAAAACAATTTATAAGCATACAAATCGTATTCGTGAAATTTTATCCTTTATTCCATACGCAGAAATTATGTTTATTTCAGCAAAGACTGGACAACGTTTAACTAAAATGTTTGACCATATTGAAGTTGTAATTCAAAATCGTAACCTAAGAGTTTCCACAGGTGTATTAAATGAAATTATGATGGAAGCTACAGCACTACAGCAGCCACCTTCAGACAAAGGAAAACGCTTAAAACTATTTTATATTACACAAGTTGCGGTTAAACCTCCAACTTTTGTTATCTTTGTTAATGATAAAGAACTCATGCATTATTCATATACTAGATATATGGAGAATAAAATAAGAGAAGCCTTTGGATTTTCGGGAACGTCCTTGAAGTTTTTCATTCGTGAACGAAAAGAAAACGCTTAA
- the fucO gene encoding lactaldehyde reductase, which produces MANRFILNETSYHGAGAINSIADEVKARGFQKALLCTDPDLVKFGVAQKVINVLENSELAYELFSDIKANPTIENVQSGVDAFKQSNADYIIALGGGSSMDTAKAIGIIINNPEFSDVRSLEGVADTKNKSVPILAVPTTAGTAAEVTINYVITDVQKNRKMVCVDPHDIPVVAFVDPDMMSSMPKGLTAATGMDALTHAIEGYTTAGAWELSDMFHLKAIEIISRSLRGAVDNTPEGREGMALGQYVAGMGFSNVGLGIVHSMAHPLGALYDTPHGIANAIILPTVMEYNAETTGDKYKYIAAAMGVAGTENMTQDEYRKAAIDAVRKLSEDVGIPKDLKDIVKKEDIPFLAQSAYDDACRPGNPRETSVEDITKLYESLI; this is translated from the coding sequence ATGGCAAACAGATTTATTTTAAATGAAACATCTTATCATGGAGCTGGTGCAATTAACAGTATTGCTGACGAAGTAAAGGCAAGAGGTTTTCAAAAAGCTTTATTATGTACTGACCCAGATTTAGTAAAATTCGGGGTAGCACAAAAAGTTATTAATGTTCTTGAAAATAGTGAACTAGCTTATGAATTATTCTCTGATATTAAAGCAAATCCAACAATTGAGAATGTACAAAGTGGAGTAGATGCATTTAAACAAAGCAATGCAGATTACATCATTGCCTTAGGTGGTGGATCTTCCATGGATACTGCAAAGGCAATTGGTATTATTATTAATAATCCTGAATTTTCTGATGTACGAAGCTTAGAAGGAGTTGCAGATACTAAAAATAAATCAGTTCCAATTTTAGCAGTTCCTACTACAGCGGGTACAGCAGCTGAAGTAACCATCAATTATGTAATTACAGACGTGCAAAAAAACCGTAAAATGGTGTGTGTAGATCCTCATGATATTCCTGTTGTAGCTTTTGTAGATCCTGATATGATGTCTAGTATGCCAAAGGGATTAACAGCAGCAACTGGTATGGATGCACTTACTCATGCAATTGAAGGATATACTACCGCTGGTGCTTGGGAGCTTTCTGATATGTTCCATTTAAAAGCTATAGAAATAATTTCACGTTCATTGCGTGGAGCAGTAGATAATACTCCAGAAGGCAGAGAGGGAATGGCACTTGGTCAATATGTTGCTGGAATGGGATTTTCTAATGTTGGCTTAGGTATCGTACATTCTATGGCTCACCCATTAGGTGCTTTATATGATACACCTCATGGTATTGCAAATGCAATTATTCTACCTACAGTAATGGAATATAATGCAGAAACAACTGGGGATAAATACAAGTATATTGCAGCTGCTATGGGTGTTGCTGGCACAGAAAACATGACACAAGATGAATATAGAAAAGCAGCCATTGATGCAGTGAGAAAATTATCAGAGGATGTTGGAATACCAAAAGATTTAAAAGACATTGTAAAGAAGGAAGATATACCATTTCTTGCACAATCTGCATATGATGATGCTTGCCGTCCTGGTAATCCAAGAGAAACTAGCGTAGAAGATATAACAAAACTTTATGAATCACTAATTTAG
- the plsY gene encoding glycerol-3-phosphate 1-O-acyltransferase PlsY — protein MVARILICLICGYGFGCISTGYLVGKANHVDIRKYGSGNAGTTNALRTLGWKAGALTYLGDFLKAIIPILLFRNILFADVDYAQLLGLYTGLGVVLGHNYPFWLHFKGGKGIAVTTGVMAAFDPLLIPTFIIVFVVAVAITRYVSLGSLLLSILFPIWIAIRHPGDIHMLIIGLIYAASAFYTHRANIKRLLNGTENKLGQKVKIDPNQEKQ, from the coding sequence ATGGTTGCAAGAATATTAATTTGCCTAATATGTGGCTATGGATTTGGTTGTATTTCCACAGGTTATTTAGTTGGAAAAGCGAATCATGTGGACATTCGCAAGTATGGTAGTGGGAATGCTGGAACAACTAATGCATTAAGAACATTAGGGTGGAAGGCAGGCGCATTAACCTATTTAGGGGATTTCCTAAAAGCGATTATACCAATTCTTTTATTTCGTAATATTCTTTTTGCGGATGTGGATTATGCACAGCTTCTAGGGCTTTATACAGGACTTGGAGTTGTATTAGGACATAACTATCCTTTTTGGTTACATTTTAAAGGAGGAAAGGGGATTGCCGTTACTACAGGAGTTATGGCAGCCTTTGATCCATTATTAATACCAACGTTTATCATTGTATTTGTTGTTGCTGTTGCAATTACTAGATATGTTTCACTAGGATCTTTATTGTTATCTATTTTATTCCCAATTTGGATAGCAATTCGACATCCTGGTGATATACATATGCTGATTATTGGTTTGATATATGCGGCATCTGCTTTTTATACACATCGTGCAAACATAAAGCGTTTATTAAATGGTACAGAAAATAAATTAGGTCAAAAAGTTAAAATAGATCCTAATCAAGAAAAGCAATAA
- a CDS encoding ribose-phosphate pyrophosphokinase, with amino-acid sequence MSNRKISETIPIAPLKIIALENIKELGEKVNQYIVNSRHNTLSKNPSSPIYLGYQNDSYLVDYTLPRFGTGEAKAVINETIRGTDLFIIADVMNYSNMYHMFEEDNHKSPDDHFQDLKRVIAAAKISKAKRINVIIPFLYESRQHRRDKLESLDCALALQELSQMGVENIITFDAHDARVQNAIPIRGFDNFFTSYQFVRDLLRYVPDIKIEKQHLMMISPDEGGMTRAVYYANVLGIEMGMFYKRRDYSTIVDGRNPIVSHEFLGSSVEGKDVFIVDDMISSGDSILEVAAELKKRKAARVFIGATFGLFCNGLERFDKAYEEKVFDRIFTTNLVYNPPELLNKPYYNNVDLHRYLSLIIESLNHDTSINDIISHPALIKELLDEHNKKTNA; translated from the coding sequence ATGAGTAATAGAAAAATCTCAGAAACCATTCCGATTGCTCCTTTAAAAATTATTGCATTAGAAAACATAAAGGAACTTGGTGAAAAAGTAAATCAATATATTGTAAATTCAAGACATAATACATTAAGTAAGAATCCATCCTCTCCCATATATCTTGGGTATCAAAATGATTCTTATTTAGTTGATTATACACTTCCTCGTTTTGGAACAGGTGAAGCAAAAGCTGTTATTAATGAAACAATTCGCGGTACTGATTTATTTATTATAGCCGACGTAATGAACTACAGTAATATGTATCATATGTTTGAAGAAGATAATCATAAGTCTCCTGATGATCATTTCCAAGATTTAAAACGTGTGATTGCTGCTGCTAAAATAAGTAAAGCGAAGCGTATTAATGTAATTATACCATTTTTATATGAAAGTAGACAGCATAGAAGGGACAAATTGGAATCTTTAGATTGTGCACTTGCTCTTCAAGAGTTGTCCCAAATGGGAGTTGAAAATATCATTACGTTTGACGCACATGATGCTAGAGTACAGAATGCAATCCCAATTCGTGGATTTGATAATTTCTTTACTAGCTATCAATTTGTACGTGATTTATTACGTTATGTTCCAGATATTAAAATTGAAAAGCAACATTTAATGATGATAAGCCCAGATGAAGGTGGTATGACAAGAGCTGTATATTATGCAAATGTTCTGGGAATTGAAATGGGTATGTTTTATAAACGTAGAGATTATTCTACAATTGTGGATGGTAGAAATCCTATAGTATCACATGAATTTTTAGGATCCTCTGTTGAAGGAAAAGATGTGTTTATCGTAGACGATATGATTTCATCCGGTGATAGCATTTTAGAAGTAGCTGCAGAATTAAAAAAACGTAAAGCTGCACGTGTCTTTATTGGCGCAACCTTTGGTTTGTTCTGTAATGGCTTAGAACGCTTTGATAAAGCTTACGAAGAAAAAGTGTTTGATCGTATCTTTACTACAAATTTAGTCTATAATCCACCAGAACTTTTAAATAAACCTTATTATAACAACGTTGATTTACATCGATACTTATCATTGATCATTGAATCCTTAAACCACGATACTTCAATCAATGATATCATTAGTCATCCAGCGTTAATTAAAGAACTTTTAGATGAGCATAATAAGAAAACAAATGCTTAA
- a CDS encoding DUF512 domain-containing protein: protein MQRKAETRHVIKKVQENSIAMELELEVGDELLRINGQKIKDVFDYHYLINDEFLTLIVKKKNGEEWELEIEKNYEDDLGIEFEEGLMDQYRSCKNKCIFCFIDQMPSGMRDTLYFKDDDARLSFLQGNYITLTNMSDEDVERICFYKLSPINISVHTTNKELRQKMLHNRFAGDALEKLQKFYDAGIEMNGQVVLCKGYNDGEELDKTISDLMNYLPYMKSVSVVPVGLTKFREKLAPLEKFNKEDSIKLIEQIEGWQAKIKRKYGTRFIFASDEWYITAERELPKEEAYEGYPQIENGVGMVRSLEEEFKLAYSNLLGDDRRKKISMATGVLAAPLVTKLSETLTKKYPNIEVNVYTIINDFFGPEITVAGLLTGQDIIKQLSDKDLGEYLVLPNVLLRDGENVLLDDLTVNDIEKALQTPIRIVKSEGASFIDVILD from the coding sequence ATGCAAAGAAAAGCCGAAACAAGGCATGTCATAAAAAAAGTGCAAGAAAATAGTATTGCAATGGAGTTAGAATTAGAAGTTGGTGACGAATTATTACGTATCAACGGACAGAAGATAAAGGACGTATTTGATTACCATTACTTAATCAATGATGAATTTTTAACACTTATTGTTAAAAAGAAAAACGGCGAAGAATGGGAACTTGAAATTGAAAAAAACTACGAGGATGATTTAGGAATTGAGTTTGAAGAAGGGCTCATGGATCAATATCGTTCTTGTAAAAATAAATGTATCTTTTGTTTTATAGATCAAATGCCATCTGGAATGAGAGATACGCTTTATTTTAAAGATGATGATGCTAGATTATCCTTTTTACAAGGAAATTATATCACTTTAACGAATATGAGCGATGAAGATGTGGAACGTATTTGTTTTTATAAATTATCACCAATCAACATTTCTGTTCATACAACAAATAAAGAATTAAGACAGAAAATGCTACACAATCGTTTCGCTGGAGATGCTCTAGAAAAATTGCAGAAGTTTTATGATGCAGGCATTGAAATGAATGGACAAGTTGTTTTATGTAAGGGGTATAACGATGGTGAAGAACTAGATAAAACCATCAGTGATTTAATGAATTACCTTCCTTATATGAAGAGCGTATCTGTTGTGCCAGTTGGCTTGACAAAATTCCGTGAAAAGCTAGCACCTCTTGAGAAATTTAATAAAGAAGACTCAATAAAATTAATTGAACAAATTGAGGGATGGCAAGCAAAAATAAAACGTAAATATGGAACAAGATTTATTTTTGCAAGTGATGAATGGTATATTACAGCAGAACGTGAATTACCAAAAGAAGAAGCTTATGAAGGATATCCTCAGATTGAAAATGGAGTAGGAATGGTAAGGTCACTAGAGGAAGAGTTTAAATTAGCTTATAGCAATCTTCTTGGAGATGATAGAAGAAAGAAAATTTCAATGGCAACTGGTGTTTTAGCAGCGCCTCTTGTTACAAAACTTAGTGAAACACTCACTAAGAAGTACCCAAATATCGAAGTGAATGTTTATACGATTATCAATGATTTTTTTGGACCTGAAATTACCGTTGCTGGATTACTAACTGGACAAGACATTATTAAACAATTATCAGATAAAGATTTAGGAGAATACTTAGTTTTACCGAATGTATTATTACGAGATGGGGAAAATGTATTACTAGATGATTTAACTGTAAATGATATCGAAAAGGCTTTACAAACACCTATTCGTATTGTAAAATCAGAAGGAGCGTCATTTATTGACGTAATTTTGGATTAG
- a CDS encoding RNA polymerase sigma factor has product MNDVEELYKMYSHMIFLFLLKMVNYKEDLAEELTQETFYQVCISLHRFKGECEIKTWICQIAKNTCYKYYKKNPIHISMDTSAFHTDYVLESIITPENQIEGNELHQLIIKCMNEMNIKYKDVLVYRLFFEMPFKKIGNIMQISESSAKVIYFRGKELLRKSLEGYL; this is encoded by the coding sequence ATGAATGATGTAGAAGAACTATACAAAATGTATAGTCACATGATTTTTCTGTTTCTACTTAAAATGGTAAATTATAAAGAAGATTTGGCAGAAGAATTAACCCAAGAAACCTTTTATCAAGTATGCATTTCGTTACATCGATTTAAAGGGGAATGTGAAATAAAAACATGGATTTGTCAAATAGCAAAAAATACTTGCTATAAGTACTATAAGAAGAATCCAATACATATTAGCATGGACACTTCGGCGTTTCATACGGATTATGTGTTGGAGAGCATTATCACACCAGAAAATCAAATAGAAGGGAACGAACTTCATCAATTAATCATTAAATGCATGAATGAAATGAATATAAAATATAAAGATGTTTTAGTTTATCGATTATTTTTTGAAATGCCGTTTAAAAAAATCGGTAATATAATGCAAATTAGTGAAAGCTCAGCAAAAGTAATATATTTTCGCGGAAAGGAACTTTTAAGAAAGAGTTTGGAGGGATATTTATAA
- a CDS encoding NAD(P)H-dependent glycerol-3-phosphate dehydrogenase — MKISVLGAGTWGTALAILLSNNGHEVILWSALEREVQALNHDRNNVPNLPEAILPENILVTGDLELACKEPKIIVFAVASPYVRETAKKANQFIKKGTIIVNVAKGIEETTLETLTDIIQDEIKDVDIAVLSGPSHAEEVSRGIPTTCVVGASSKATASFIQDAFMTDNFRVYTSPDIIGIELGGSLKNVIALAAGIADGLGFGDNTKAALMTRGIAEIGRLGIQMGGKLETFSGLSGVGDLFVTCTSKHSRNRNAGYLIGKGYTMNEAMEEVKQVVEGVFSAKAALALAKKYNVEMPIVEQINLVLFENKSAKSAVADLLLRDKTQENNSLEW, encoded by the coding sequence ATGAAGATAAGTGTTTTAGGTGCAGGGACTTGGGGAACCGCTCTTGCAATTTTACTTAGTAATAATGGACATGAAGTTATTCTTTGGTCAGCCCTAGAAAGAGAAGTACAAGCGCTTAATCATGACAGAAACAATGTACCCAATTTACCAGAAGCTATTTTGCCAGAGAATATCCTGGTTACAGGAGATTTAGAATTAGCTTGTAAAGAACCAAAGATCATTGTATTTGCAGTTGCATCTCCTTATGTAAGAGAGACAGCAAAGAAAGCAAATCAATTTATCAAAAAAGGAACTATTATAGTTAATGTAGCAAAAGGTATTGAAGAAACCACCTTAGAGACCTTAACAGATATTATACAAGATGAAATTAAAGATGTAGATATTGCAGTATTATCTGGCCCTAGTCATGCAGAAGAGGTTAGTAGAGGAATACCAACGACTTGTGTCGTTGGAGCAAGCTCTAAAGCAACTGCATCTTTTATACAGGATGCGTTTATGACGGATAATTTTCGTGTATATACTAGTCCAGATATTATAGGGATAGAACTTGGTGGATCTTTAAAAAATGTTATAGCACTTGCAGCTGGTATTGCAGATGGCTTAGGATTTGGTGATAATACTAAGGCTGCGCTAATGACAAGAGGAATTGCTGAGATTGGACGTTTGGGTATCCAAATGGGAGGTAAGTTAGAAACCTTCTCAGGATTGTCTGGTGTAGGGGACCTTTTTGTTACCTGCACAAGTAAACATAGCCGTAACCGCAATGCAGGTTATCTGATTGGCAAAGGTTATACAATGAATGAAGCCATGGAAGAAGTGAAGCAAGTAGTAGAGGGAGTTTTCTCTGCCAAAGCTGCACTTGCATTAGCGAAAAAATATAATGTAGAAATGCCAATTGTAGAACAAATTAATCTCGTTTTATTTGAGAATAAATCTGCGAAAAGTGCGGTTGCTGATTTATTATTACGCGATAAAACGCAAGAAAACAACTCATTGGAATGGTAA
- the lepB gene encoding signal peptidase I: protein MEQNICAIIKDVLPLYQDGATSDDSNQIIEEHLEICEECKRFIGEVKEDGTSKKEILLARGNTSEQDFISDQQTLKFEHIAKKLRKRRILIAVSFAIIFGLILIIQRFIFPNMIISGESMEPTLMNGESYLINRTAYWFQKPERGDIVVAKQDSNLFVKRIIGLPNEKLQIIDGRIYINNELLEEDYSKDFIKDAGILERPIILGDDEYFVLGDNMDISLDSRNERFGLVKESNLLGEIKVKSLINLKKYMISTKESTARINN from the coding sequence ATGGAACAAAATATATGTGCAATTATAAAAGATGTATTACCTTTATATCAGGATGGAGCAACGAGTGATGATAGTAACCAGATTATAGAGGAACATTTGGAAATATGCGAGGAATGTAAAAGGTTTATAGGCGAAGTTAAGGAGGATGGAACATCAAAGAAAGAGATTCTTTTAGCTCGTGGTAATACATCAGAACAAGACTTTATCTCAGATCAACAGACGTTAAAGTTTGAACATATAGCTAAGAAATTAAGAAAAAGGAGAATACTGATTGCTGTTAGTTTCGCTATCATCTTTGGCTTGATTTTAATTATCCAAAGATTTATTTTTCCTAATATGATAATTAGTGGGGAAAGCATGGAACCTACTTTAATGAATGGTGAAAGCTATTTAATAAATCGAACTGCTTATTGGTTTCAAAAACCAGAAAGAGGAGATATCGTTGTTGCAAAACAAGATTCTAATTTGTTTGTGAAAAGAATCATAGGATTACCAAATGAAAAGTTACAAATCATAGATGGAAGAATCTATATCAACAATGAACTTTTGGAAGAAGATTACTCAAAAGACTTCATTAAAGATGCAGGTATTTTGGAACGTCCAATAATTTTAGGCGATGATGAATATTTTGTATTAGGTGATAACATGGATATTTCTCTGGATAGTAGGAATGAGAGATTTGGATTGGTAAAAGAATCAAATTTATTAGGAGAAATTAAAGTGAAAAGTTTAATTAACCTTAAAAAATACATGATTTCAACTAAGGAATCTACAGCTAGAATTAATAATTAA
- a CDS encoding RpiB/LacA/LacB family sugar-phosphate isomerase encodes MKIALINENSQAAKNSLICETLKKVVEPKGHEVFNYGMYSAEDEAQLTYVQAGLLAAILLNSGAADYVITGCGTGEGAMLAANSFPNVLCGHVVDPSDAYMFAQINDGNAIALPFAKGFGWGAELNLEYIFEKLFAGESGQGYPKERVIPEQRNKKILDQVKKVTHVDMVTILKNIDQELLKGAISGPKFKEYFYANCKCDEIKACIKEIIGE; translated from the coding sequence ATGAAAATAGCATTAATTAATGAAAACAGTCAAGCAGCAAAAAATAGTTTAATTTGCGAAACTTTAAAGAAAGTAGTTGAACCAAAAGGACATGAAGTATTCAACTATGGTATGTACAGTGCAGAAGATGAAGCACAATTAACATATGTTCAAGCTGGTTTATTAGCAGCAATCTTACTTAACTCTGGTGCCGCAGATTATGTTATCACTGGTTGTGGTACAGGCGAAGGTGCAATGTTAGCAGCAAACTCTTTCCCAAATGTGCTTTGCGGTCACGTTGTAGATCCTTCTGATGCATACATGTTTGCACAAATCAACGATGGTAATGCAATTGCGCTACCTTTTGCAAAAGGATTTGGATGGGGTGCTGAATTAAATCTTGAATACATCTTCGAAAAATTATTCGCTGGTGAAAGTGGACAAGGATATCCAAAGGAAAGAGTTATTCCAGAACAACGTAACAAAAAAATCCTTGATCAAGTAAAGAAAGTTACACATGTTGATATGGTTACTATCTTAAAGAACATTGACCAAGAATTATTAAAGGGCGCTATTAGCGGACCTAAATTTAAAGAATACTTTTATGCAAACTGCAAATGCGATGAAATCAAAGCTTGCATCAAAGAAATTATTGGAGAATAG
- a CDS encoding nitrite/sulfite reductase produces METYKELLKSEIVEFRKNGHRFLDGELTVPEFKAKSGGMGVYAQKGGKTFMIRLKTPSGIITKEHMRLIQSYVKKYNLERIHITTRQAVQLHDLDIDAVCDIMHDAIDHDLFTRGGGGNFPRNVSMSPLAGVEKGEVFDVTPYALLIGDYFTSNASTYHLPRKLKVAFSSDLKDSGCATIDDVGFMAVEKDGEAYFKLYLAGGLGNAPAISLVYPDLIRPSEVLYYVEAMVQLFMEHGNYENKMKARTRFIPREMGEQEFLECYRNYVEQVKKKEEFKEITPVIEHFEEWESELDDYINVIPQKQKGRYSVMLHPVCGQLSSKDYDTIVDFVNTHDDENVEIRLSMHEDMYLRNLTKEMVVELHELLPELIDKMNIEMSVSCVGVPTCQIGILQSQSLCQNIIKVVKEAGVDMKLLPRVYISGCPNSCARHQVSQLGFVGRKKKVNDTLEEVFELYIGGDVSKTNTRLGESLGTMLVREIPSFIVDLAKMLEENNVSYEQFIIENKESFQNLASNYLV; encoded by the coding sequence ATGGAAACTTACAAAGAACTTTTAAAATCAGAAATTGTTGAATTTCGGAAAAATGGCCATAGATTTTTAGATGGCGAGCTAACCGTACCTGAGTTTAAAGCAAAATCAGGTGGAATGGGAGTTTATGCTCAAAAGGGTGGAAAAACATTCATGATTCGCCTAAAAACACCTTCAGGAATAATTACAAAAGAACATATGAGATTGATTCAATCTTATGTTAAAAAATATAATCTAGAACGTATTCATATTACCACAAGACAGGCAGTTCAATTACATGATCTTGATATCGATGCTGTGTGCGATATTATGCATGATGCTATTGATCATGATTTGTTTACAAGAGGTGGCGGTGGCAATTTCCCACGAAATGTTTCTATGTCCCCACTTGCTGGTGTAGAAAAAGGAGAAGTGTTTGATGTAACTCCATATGCCTTACTTATTGGTGATTATTTTACTAGCAACGCTTCCACCTATCATTTACCAAGAAAATTGAAAGTTGCATTTTCAAGTGATTTAAAAGATTCTGGTTGTGCAACCATTGATGATGTTGGATTTATGGCAGTTGAAAAAGATGGAGAAGCATATTTCAAACTGTATTTAGCGGGGGGATTAGGAAATGCACCTGCTATTTCACTTGTATATCCTGATTTAATCCGTCCAAGTGAAGTTCTTTATTATGTAGAAGCAATGGTTCAGCTTTTTATGGAACATGGTAATTATGAGAATAAAATGAAAGCAAGAACAAGATTTATCCCTAGAGAAATGGGAGAACAAGAGTTCCTTGAATGTTATCGTAATTATGTGGAACAAGTGAAAAAGAAGGAAGAATTCAAAGAAATAACACCTGTCATAGAACATTTTGAAGAATGGGAATCTGAGCTTGATGATTACATTAATGTAATTCCACAGAAGCAAAAAGGACGTTATAGCGTAATGTTACATCCAGTATGTGGTCAATTATCTTCTAAAGATTATGACACAATTGTAGATTTTGTGAATACTCATGACGATGAAAATGTTGAAATTAGACTTAGTATGCATGAAGATATGTATCTACGTAACTTAACAAAAGAAATGGTTGTAGAATTACATGAGTTATTACCTGAATTAATTGATAAGATGAACATTGAAATGAGTGTATCCTGTGTAGGCGTTCCAACTTGTCAAATTGGTATTTTACAAAGTCAATCATTATGTCAAAATATCATTAAAGTAGTAAAAGAAGCAGGCGTTGACATGAAGTTACTTCCAAGAGTTTATATCTCAGGTTGTCCAAATAGTTGTGCTAGACATCAAGTGAGTCAGCTTGGATTTGTTGGAAGAAAGAAAAAAGTAAATGATACCTTAGAAGAAGTTTTCGAGTTATATATTGGCGGTGATGTAAGCAAGACCAATACGAGACTAGGAGAGAGTCTAGGTACAATGCTAGTTAGAGAAATTCCATCATTTATTGTTGACTTGGCTAAGATGTTAGAAGAAAATAATGTTAGCTATGAACAATTTATAATAGAGAATAAAGAAAGCTTTCAAAATCTAGCTTCAAATTATCTAGTTTAG